Proteins encoded by one window of Amaranthus tricolor cultivar Red isolate AtriRed21 chromosome 4, ASM2621246v1, whole genome shotgun sequence:
- the LOC130811525 gene encoding protein WALLS ARE THIN 1, which produces MADCGVSSSKRMWCSIPEKFQLHGAMLALQFGYAGFHVVSRAALNMGVSKLVFPVYRNIIALLLLLPFAYFLEKSKRPAMTMSFMVQFFFLALVGITANQGFYLLGLDHTSPTFASAVQNSVPALTFLMAALLRIEKVRLDRKDGIAKVVGTACCVAGATIITLYQGPVIYSPAKELHDSTPMLLSLGDASGKNWTLGCIFLIGHCLSWSGWLVLQAPVLKKYPARLSVTSYTCFFGLIQFVIIAAIFERDFEAWKFHSGVELFTIMYAGVVASGIAFAVQIWCIDRGGPVFVAVYQPVQTLVVAIMASIALGEQFYLGGILGAVLIIAGLYQVLWGKSEEAKFAKAALPSTAEQGNNRTSKSLTQPLLPPSSENV; this is translated from the exons ATGGCGGATTGTGGTGTCTCTAGTTCTAAAAGGATGTGGTGTTCCATACCCGAGAAGTTCCAACTGCATGGCGCTATGCTGGCGTTGCAGTTTGGTTATGCCGGGTTTCATGTTGTCTCTAGAGCTGCCCTTAACATGGGAGTCAGTAAACTTGTCTTCCCTGTTTACAGAAATATCATCGCTTTACTTCTCCTTCTTCCCTTTGCCTATTTTCTTGAAAA GTCCAAGAGGCCAGCTATGACTATGTCCTTCATGGTTCAGTTCTTTTTTCTGGCACTTGTTGG GATAACAGCAAACCAAGGATTCTATCTACTGGGTTTGGACCATACGTCTCCCACTTTTGCATCTGCTGTTCAGAATTCAGTCCCAGCTCTCACCTTTCTCATGGCTGCACTTCTCAG GATAGAGAAAGTAAGACTAGACAGAAAGGATGGTATAGCGAAGGTGGTTGGAACAGCATGCTGTGTAGCAGGGGCCACAATAATAACATTATACCAAGGCCCTGTCATATATTCTCCGGCCAAAGAACTACATGACAGCACCCCAATGCTACTTTCATTAGGAGATGCTTCTGGAAAGAACTGGACTTTGGGCTGCATCTTCTTAATCGGACACTGTTTATCATGGTCTGGTTGGCTAGTTTTGCAGGCACCTGTTCTTAAGAAATACCCAGCAAGACTTTCAGTCACCTCCTACACTTGCTTTTTTGGGTTGATACAATTTGTGATTATTGCTGCAATTTTTGAGAGGGATTTTGAGGCTTGGAAGTTCCATTCAGGTGTTGAATTGTTCACCATTATGTATGCG GGAGTGGTAGCATCAGGGATTGCTTTCGCTGTACAGATATGGTGCATTGATAGGGGTGGCCCGGTGTTCGTAGCTGTTTATCAACCTGTTCAAACTTTGGTTGTCGCTATTATGGCTTCCATTGCTTTGGGAGAACAATTCTACTTGGGAGG GATACTTGGAGCAGTACTGATCATAGCAGGACTATATCAAGTTCTATGGGGGAAGAGTGAGGAAGCGAAATTTGCCAAGGCGGCATTGCCGTCTACTGCAGAGCAAGGAAACAACAGAACATCAAAGTCCCTTACTCAACCACTCCTTCCTCCATCATCCGAAAATGTTTAA